Proteins from one Tenrec ecaudatus isolate mTenEca1 chromosome 8, mTenEca1.hap1, whole genome shotgun sequence genomic window:
- the LOC142454609 gene encoding transmembrane protein 138-like produces the protein MLQSSNYSLVLLFDNSFSELLPTAPVIQLILVTLQDAAILNIIILCLMFFNTFVFQAGLVSLLLHKFKGTILLTVVYSALSISLHIWVMNLCWKNCDRFVWIDGLQTLFQRPATLLYCYFHNWVAVHLGDLRFRVPAR, from the coding sequence ATGCTCCAGAGCAGTAACTACAGCCTGGTGCTCCTCTTTGACAATTCCTTCTCGGAGCTCCTCCCAACAGCTCCCGTCATCCAGCTCATCCTCGTCACCCTCCAGGACGCTGCAATTCTCAACATCATCATCCTCTGCCTCATGTTCTTCAACACCTTCGTCTTCCAGGCGGGGCTGGTCAGCCTCCTGCTGCACAAGTTCAAAGGCACCATCCTCCTGACAGTGGTGTACTCCGCcctcagcatctcccttcacatcTGGGTGATGAACTTATGCTGGAAAAACTGCGACCGCTTCGTCTGGATCGATGGCCTGCAAACACTGTTTCAGAGACCAGCGACCCTCCTGTACTGTTACTTCCACAACTGGGTGGCTGTACACCTGGGCGATCTGCGCTTCAGAGTTCCTGCAAGGTGA